The DNA region CGGCGATGTTGTCGTCGCCAGCAAAATCTACGCGTACCACGGTGGAACCAGCGAGGACGACGGACTGAAGGCCCGACCGAAGGCGTGGGAGATCCCTCACGAGGCCGACCAGATCGCCCAGCACGTCGCCAGGTCCACTGCCTGGCGTCGCGGTCTACCCGCAGATGTAGCACCTTACGTTCATTTCGGGCCGATTGCCGCTGGTGAGGTGGTCCAGGACTCGGGGATCTCGGATCAGGCCCGCTGGATCCGTCAGCACTACAACGACGCCGTGGCGATCGAAATGGAAGCCGCAGGTGTGGCCCAGGCGGGCCATCTCAACCGTGCCCTGCCCGTCGTGGTCGTACGGGGCATCAGCGACCACGCCGATGGCAGCAAGGCAGCCAGTGACGGACAGAACTGGCAACCGAAGGCCGCACGCCACGCTGCCGCCTTCGCCGCCGCCTTGGCGCGAGAACTCATCATCGACGCGCCGGCTGGCCGAGGCGGCGCGGACCGGGACGGGAGTCGCACGATGCCGATGACCAACAGCAACATCGCCAGTGGGAGCGCCCGTGTCGGGGTGCAGGCCGGACAGATCTACGGCAACGTCACCGTTGGCACTGACATCGGGCGACCGGTCGACCTGGCAGCGAGCATCGCGGACCTGCGAACCCATATCAAACAGGCCCATCTCGACGGACAGTTGGACGAAGAAACCTACGCGGCCGCCGAGTCGGAACTGGAGAAGGCAACGGACTGTGTCTCGGCGGAAGCGCCGGCGAAGAACAGTGGCCTGATGGTCGCGCTGAAGCGGTTGCGGGGTTTGGTCGCCGACGTGTCTGAGCTGGCGGCGCGGATTGCGGCGATCATCGCCGTGGTGCGGGGCATGTCGTGACGGCCTCGGCGACGACCAATGTGGCCCAAGGAGATGCGTACGTCGAAGTGCAGGCGGGCATCGTGCACGGCGACATCAACTTCTACCGGCTGCCGCCCAATGCAAGTCCGCAGGAGCAGTTCGCCCTCGCGTTGAAGTATCTCGACGCGCGAGTTCGTGATCAGGCACGCACGCTCATCGAGAAGGCGGTCGCCGGTGGATTCGCGACTACCGAGGTTCAGTTCTATCGCCTCATCGCCCTGTTGAGCGGACGTACCCTGCGCCAGCTCGCGCCCGAGGAACTGGATCGCCTTACCGCGATCTGCGCCAGTCTGCCCCACCTCGACGACCATGACCAGTGGGCAGCGGGTTTGAAGGTGATCCGTCGCCTGCTGGAGCCGGTCCGCGCCGCCGAGACAGATCTCGTGGTAGAGGACATCGACGCGCTGGGTCAGCGTCAACGCGACGGGATATACGGCCACCTTGAGGCGCTGCTCGAAGGCGCGATGCAGGAAGAGATATGGCGGAGGTCCGTCGCCTTGGCTGCTTCGCGGCGTGCAGAGGGCGACCGTTTCAACCGAATCTGGAAATTCTTCCACCCCAAACCCGCGCAGCCTCGGACCCTGCCTGTGCAGCCCGCCACTGTCGCGTTACGCGATTGGCTGCGCGCCGGCGTCGGCGCTGCCGTGTTCACCCTCGCCGTGGTGCAGTTAATCATGCTGGTAGCGGCGCGCGGCATGCTCAATCCACTGCTCGCTATGGGCTTCGGTCTGGTCGGGCTCGGCGCCTTCTGCGTCGGTGGGGCGGACCGGTACTACCGCAGGGTGCGGCTGCGCGCGAAGGAGGCACAGATTCGCCCACCCCAGCAGCGGCGACGAGAAGGGGCACCGGCAGGCTTCGCCAGCAAGGTCGACCGGCTTTTCAACCGATACTTCAGCCGGTACGTCCCGCGGGGCACTGACCGGGCCTACTGGCGGGCACAGACAGCAGGGATTCAGCGGCAGCTCCGCGACGAGGTGGTAGAGCTCTACCGGGAAACGCGCATCGACGCCGACCGACTGGCCTGGCTCGTCCGATACCTGGTGGGCGACGTGCGGAGGCAATGGGAACGAGGCACCTTGACCGCATTCCGCCAGCGACTGCGGGTCCCTACCAGAACCAGAGCCCTCCACATCGGCGGACTGACCCTCCTCGTCGCCGGGAGCCTCTGGGCCGCGCCAGCCATCCTGGTCCGGGCCCCTATGCCCGGCGCCGGGTGGCTTCTGCTCGCGTCGGTATCTGCGGTGCCAGCTGTGCGCTCCTCGTTCCGGATCGTCGCCGAACGGCGCAGAGTCGCCGACGATCAGGCGGAACGAGACGACAAGGACGTAGCCCGCTGGGAGGCCTACCACCGGTGGTGCCAGAAGCTGTCCGACAAGCCGTCGGACACCGAGATGGCCGCTTGGTTGGAAAGCGACCGCAAAGTCCTGGTCGATCGAGTCATGCGACAGTACCGACTTCAACCCAGCCACGTTATCGCACACGCCTTCATCGAGGCACCGGCTCCCTCGGGTAAGAGGGCTCGATATCCCCAGGGGCCGTGGCGATACTCCCGATACCGGCTACTGCTGTTCCTGCTCACCGATGATGGTGTCCGACAAGCCAACATCGACCTTGACTTCGAAACCGCCGCGAGCCACACCACCCAGCGCCTCAACTATCGCTTCGACGCCGTCGCCGCCGTCCGAATCGACGGCATCGCCACCGGGCAGCAGACCTTCGAACTGACCCTCGTCAACGGCGAGCCCATCAGCATTCGAGTGAGCGAACGCGACAACGAAGCGCTCCAGCATGACGAGGACGCAACCAAGATCGCAGAGCTGTCGCTGGATGCCGCCGGGCTCAATCACACCCTGCACGTGCTTGAAGGCGTCGCCGCGGAAGGCAAAGAATGGATCAAACACCGACGCCGCCGCGCCGACGAGAGACTCACCAACCTAGCCGGCTCCCTACAGGGGCTACTCGACTAAAGCAGGGTCGAACCATCGAACTGCGCGGTACAAGCGTTGCTCGTCGAAGATCTGTACCAGCTGATGAACGGTTCCGGAGTGGGCGAGTACGATCGCGAACTGTTTAGCCGGGAACAGTGGCAGCAATTCGACGGCCGCTGGTTCGCCGACCGGATAACCGGAGTTGGCGAACACCTGTCGCTGCCAGCCGCACCGCCGACTGGTCAAGCCCCGCCAGCACACTCGGATTACGCCTGACCGACCTGACCACCGACCGCGGACTGGTGTGTCTGACCGAGAAAGGTGTCACCCTGCGCTGGCGACCAAGCACGCGCGGCTTGGCCACCTGTCGGAGTACGGGATGGAGTACGAGGGAGCGAGTACCCCGACAGATTGTGATCGGCGGAGTTTGGGTTGTGGTCCGCTTCTGCACTTGACAGGAATGCTAGGTTGATGTCCTGCGAAGCGGAGTCTGCGGAAGCACCGGGACAACCAGCGCGACCCCTGTTCATTCTTCGGTAACCCAGTGTGTCCTCATGCACGTTCGGGAGGAGTCGCCATGTCCAGAAAAGTGATCGCCTTCGTGCCACAACACACCACCACCAAGTCGCGCGTCATGGCCATCGTCGACAAGGGCAGAGGCAACGAGCTCGATGCCATCGCAACGGTGGATTGGCCGCACGAGGCGGTCGCCATCTGCAACATGTTGAATTCCTCGGTCAGAGGTCAGGAAGACCTTTCCGGCCTCTGGCTCAGCCTCCCCGCAAGCGTCCGAGCTGGGCTCAAGCAAGCAGCCCAGCAGCGCGTCGACGATACCGACGAGCGGCAGTTCCTTGCCACATGGTTTGTCACCGAACTCGACGTCCCCGACCTGCCGGGGGACGGCAGCGATATCGATTGGGCCCGGCTGTTTCCCGTCGCCCAGTGTCCTGCTGATGGGTGCGACTACTGCGACGGCTGTCCACCACACGCGCAACGCCGAGGCGATGACGCCAGCAGCAACCAGTGCGGCCCCGGCGGATCGTGCCGTTGCCTGACGGAGAGCCTGGACGAAGAAGACGACCCTTGCCCGTGCGGATTCTGGGATGTCGGCCCCCGCTGGGCCGCCGCGCTCTACCAGTCGTTGAGCGGAACTGCGGAGGTCCTCATCAATCAGGCGGAAGGCCTCATGTGGGGGAACGAAGGTCCCGCAGTCGGGTTTCCGCGCTCGTTGATCGCGCAGCCGCCGGAATTCTTCGTTCGGCTCGCACGAACCTGCATCGATCTGTGCACGCTGTTGGCCAAGGGGATGACGCCGGTGCCGCACACCATCGCTGAGCTGCTAATGCTCGACGAGGCCGCCCGTTCCCACCTCGGCGGCTATATGACGGGCGCCGGCCTCGACGTCGAAGCTATGAAGCAGGACTTCGAGCACCTTCCCGAAGGACACGGTGACTTCGAGATGGATGCCCTGTGGATGTTCCAGTTCACCGACTCCGACTGGGACAAGATCGCCGAGTCCGAGACTATATACGAGCCCTACTCCATGGACCGCATCTTCGACACGCTCCCTGAGGCTGCGCAGTGGCCTCGGAACGCGGACGGTGGGTGAGGCAGGGACAGACGATCGTCGTTGGGTCGGTCCGCAGCGGGGGCCGACCTAGCGGGGCCGGCACCGCTGTCGGTGACAGGTCGGGGTGAGTGACTGGTGGAGGCGGGAACACGTGCACCCACCGCAGGACCCCCGCGATGAGTAGAGCCGGGTAGTCTGCCTGCCGGCATGCAGCGCGGTTGATCTCCGGAGTGGTCAACCGCCCCGGGTTTAGTGAAGACCGATGATGTCCCTGGGGATCGCGTAGCCGTGTTGGCTGGGCGTCAGGCCACGGACAGGGCGATCGCGCGGAGCGGCTCGACCGGAGTGATCACGCCCATCCGACTCCACCCAATCCGTAACATCGAAATCTCTACAAAATCCGGGGCGGTTCGACCGCGGTATCGCTACTAACCGTGATCGGGCCGGTAGGTGCCGCCAGCGCCAATCCGCAGCGGTTCCCTGGTGGTCACGCGGCGGAGCCGTCCGCTGGGTGCGGGCCGTCTGCCGCCGACCGACACGACACGACTGAAGCGCGACCGAAGCTCGCGTGTCCGATCGCCTCGATGCTCACCGCTGTAGTGGATTTTTCGCGGTCGTTGAGTTCTATTGCGAGGTCACGCAGCAGTGGATGCAACTGGTAGCGCTTGCGGTCGCAGGCGGTGATGAGGTTGTCGTCAGCCAACGTCTCGAGCCCCTGTTCCAGTGCGGCGAGGGGCATCCGGGCGGTTGCGGCGCAACTCCGGGCGCTTAGCCGGGGGCCACTCTGCCGGCCTAGGAGCCGGAACAGGCGTTGGTGTGCGTCGCTCAAACGGTGGTATGAGGTGAGCAGGGTGTCGGAGACGGTCTGCTCGTGCGGCCCGAGTAGGCGCAGCCGCTGACTCGGGTGCTGAAGTTGCCTGACCAGATCCGCAACCGTCCACATAGGACGGTGACGCAGTCGGGAGCCCGCTGCTCGAACGGCGAGGGGCAGGTGCCCGCAGAGCCGGACGACCTCCTTGCTCGCTGCGAGTTCCTCCGTGACCCGGTTTTGGCCGCAGGTGGTCTTGAACAGTTGGAGGGCGCAGTCCGGTCCGAGCGGACGAAGGCTCACCGGGTGCGAATCCGGCAGGGCTATCAGTTGTCGCCGGCTGGTGACGAGCACCAGAGAACCCGGGGTTCCCGGCAGCAGAGCCGGCACGAGGGTCGTGTCCGCGACATTGTCGAGGAGCATCAGCACGCGACGTCCCGCCAATGCAGCCCGAAGCCGCGCGGCCTCCGCGTCGAATTCGAAGGGCTTGAGCGCCGGCGGCAGCCCTGCCTGACGCAGCAGTGCGTCCACCACCGCCTCGGGACT from Micromonospora sp. NBC_01739 includes:
- a CDS encoding 5'-methylthioadenosine/S-adenosylhomocysteine nucleosidase family protein — its product is MSANSGLVVILTALNLEYEAVHEQLTDVRVRRHPAGTRFEVGRLGQSHCRVALGLVGKGNHPAAVLAERAMAEFSPAAVLFVGVAGGLWPNIRLGDVVVASKIYAYHGGTSEDDGLKARPKAWEIPHEADQIAQHVARSTAWRRGLPADVAPYVHFGPIAAGEVVQDSGISDQARWIRQHYNDAVAIEMEAAGVAQAGHLNRALPVVVVRGISDHADGSKAASDGQNWQPKAARHAAAFAAALARELIIDAPAGRGGADRDGSRTMPMTNSNIASGSARVGVQAGQIYGNVTVGTDIGRPVDLAASIADLRTHIKQAHLDGQLDEETYAAAESELEKATDCVSAEAPAKNSGLMVALKRLRGLVADVSELAARIAAIIAVVRGMS